Part of the Micromonospora inyonensis genome, GGCCAGGCCGAAGTCGTAGAGGCTGGCCTCGGAACGCCGGCCGGTGACGGTGGCCCGCCCGCCGTGCAGGGTCAGCCGCACCTCGCCGGAGACCTGCTGCTGGGCGTCGTCGATGAAGGCGTCCAGCGCCCGCTTGAGCGGGGAGAACCAGAGGCCGTCGTAGACCAGCTCGCCCCAGCGCTGGTCGACGCCGCGCTTGAACCGGGCCAGGTCCCGCTCGACGGTGACCGCCTCCAGTTCCTGGTGGGCGGTGATCAGGGCGATCGCGCCCGGGGCCTCGTACACCTCGCGGCTCTTGATGCCGACGAGCCGGTCCTCGACCATGTCCAGCCGGCCGACCCCCTGCGCACCGGCCCGCCGGTTCAGCTCACCGATCGCCTGGTACGGGGTGACGGTCTCCCCGTCGATCGCCACGGGCACACCGGCGTCGAAGGTGATGACCACCTCGTCGGCGTCGCGCGGCTCCGCCGGGTCGGACGTGTACGAGTAGAGGTCCTCGATCGGACCGTTCCAGATGTCCTCCAGGAAGCCGGTCTCCACCGCCCGGCCCCAGAGGTTCTGGTCGATCGAGTACGGCGACTTCGCCGACACGTCGATCGGCAGTCCCTTCTCCTCGGCGAAGGCGATCGCCTTGTCCCGGGTCCAGGCGAAGTCCCGGGCCGGGGCGATGATCTTCAGGTCCGGGGCGAGCGCGGCCAGGCCGACCTCGAAGCGGACCTGGTCGTTGCCCTTGCCGGTGCAGCCGTGCGAGACGATGGTGCCGCCGTGCGTGCGGGCCGCCGCGACCAGGTGCTTGACGATCAGCGGCCGGCTGAGCGCGGACACCAGCGGGTAGCGGTCCATGTAGAGGGCGTTGGCCCGCATCGCGGGCAGGCAGTACTCGGCGGCGAACTCGTCGCGCGCGTCGACCACCTCGGACTCCACCGCGCCGCAGTCCAGCGCGCGCTGCCGGATGGCGTCGAGGTCCTCGCCGCCCTGCCCGACGTCGACCGCGACCGCGATCACCTCGGCGCCGGTCTGCTCGGCCAGGTAGGGAATGGCGACGGAGGTGTCCAGCCCTCCGGAGTACGCCAGGACGACCCGCTCGGTCATGATGTGGTGCTCCCTTCAACGTTCTCTTCCCGGCGGGACCAGGCACTGAGCTTCTCGCCCAGCGCGGCCCCGCCGGTGCCCTCGCGGGCCACGACGAGGATGGTGTCGTCGCCGGCGATGGTGCCGACGACCTCGGGCAGGCCCGCTCGGTCGAGCGCGCTGGCCAGGTAGTGCGCCGCACCCGGAGGGGTG contains:
- a CDS encoding argininosuccinate synthase; amino-acid sequence: MTERVVLAYSGGLDTSVAIPYLAEQTGAEVIAVAVDVGQGGEDLDAIRQRALDCGAVESEVVDARDEFAAEYCLPAMRANALYMDRYPLVSALSRPLIVKHLVAAARTHGGTIVSHGCTGKGNDQVRFEVGLAALAPDLKIIAPARDFAWTRDKAIAFAEEKGLPIDVSAKSPYSIDQNLWGRAVETGFLEDIWNGPIEDLYSYTSDPAEPRDADEVVITFDAGVPVAIDGETVTPYQAIGELNRRAGAQGVGRLDMVEDRLVGIKSREVYEAPGAIALITAHQELEAVTVERDLARFKRGVDQRWGELVYDGLWFSPLKRALDAFIDDAQQQVSGEVRLTLHGGRATVTGRRSEASLYDFGLATYDTGDTFDQSLAKGFVQLWGLPSKMAAARDARLGG